GAGTTAAGTCAGGGAGTTGATCGATCCAACTCAGCCCCATTGTTGATTGGAGGGGATGTGGTTCTGTAACTTTGGGGTCAGGAAATAATTTTGCTCTTTATCAATTTTGGCATAGAGATTTTACAAGTACAAATATGGAGCCCGAGGTGGTTCATGCAGAGCTGGTGTTGCCAACCCACTTGAGCTTCAAGCGGATTCAAATGTACGAGAAGTACCCAAAAGGCCAATCAAGAGGGAGACACTGGAAACACCTCAAGCAGATCATTCAGGCCGAGAATTACCAGAATTACCCACCCAATGAACCCAATTGTAAGTAATACTTATATAGTTAACTTCAAGCTTTCACTTTTACCCCCTTACATTAGTTGTTATTCAAACTGAAAATCTAGTGCTCAAGAAGGTATCCCTCTTTGCTATTTTGAATTAACTGTGACCGTTAGTATGGCCATAATAGCGCATAAGAAATTTTCTAGTTTGTATAGAAACCATATTTATTTTAGCTTAGTATTTTAAGCATACTAATGGGAAGtgttctcatttttctttttcttcaaatgtCCCATGCATGCAGATGTTAATATAGAGTCGCCGCCCTCTATGCATCCATGCAAGAGAATTTGTGATATAACAGGATACGAGGTATTGTGAAATTTTTGCGAAGATATGGATACCATCTGTACTTGTGCACGGCCTTTTAGTAATAGATGAAACTTGGCTGAGCTGAGCTCCAGCCAGACATTCATATGTTGCCTGTTATGTTCCTCGCTGTATAGTTATTGATCTGATCAAAGGTTCTAAGGAGAATTTCTATGACACACATTCCTATTGATGTTAACAAATATATTGAATATTAAAGTCTCCAAAGCTTTTCTATTCAAATTACCAATTTCGTTATCAATCAGTGGAGAATGATGAATGATCTGCTTCTGTGCACCATGCAGGCACCTTACTATGACCCAAGGACTGGCCTCCGCTATGCCAATGCTGATATCTTCAAGCTCATAAGATCTCTCCCCAATGAATATGTCCAAAGATATCTGGCTCTCAGAAATGCTGCTGTGGTTTTGAAGTAACATTTGGTACTTTTCAGCTTCCCAAGGCAGGATTCACTTTTTCTCGGCTTCAATTATCCTTGAAACTGGAAATATTGTAACTGTGGTATGTATGCTTAAAAGGAAATTTGCGTTGaagtattaataatttaaacaatatcTGAGATACACTAGTGTATATCATAGTTTGGCATTTTCCAGTTCCCAAGTTTATTTTTGATGTGTAATATGAGTTTATTCTTtgatctctctccctctctctcatcttcatGATATCTAATTTCAGGATCAGTTGAAAAGGGAGATTTTAGAGTAATCAATTTGGGCTGTTTGTTATTAGGACTCTTACTATTCACCAATTTGATGCTAAAGGAGGAACAGAAAGCAACAGCTTGTTTTGAAATGACAGAATCACACAAATACATCATTGATCAATGTAAGCCAATGCTGTGTCTACCCTAATGAAGGACAACAACATTTAGGTCCGTAGGGATTATGACCTTGTCCTTACAACTTATGTAAccaaataaaatgaaactaaTGAAATTTACGGAATTCATAAAACTCGGAAGCATATTGATgcaacccaaaaatattaagGAAACTATTGTTCAAGTTATTCCCATGCAACAATAGCAATACCGCATCAGTAAACATGAATAGGAGGAGCCTCATGAGATTCGTCATATTTATTCAAAGTGGCAGGTCCCGATCAGCTCAGGGTTAGGCTTCCCACCCTCGGAGGACAGTTGCCCTTGCAA
Above is a genomic segment from Prunus dulcis chromosome 7, ALMONDv2, whole genome shotgun sequence containing:
- the LOC117633699 gene encoding chromatin-remodeling complex subunit ies6, which codes for MEPEVVHAELVLPTHLSFKRIQMYEKYPKGQSRGRHWKHLKQIIQAENYQNYPPNEPNYVNIESPPSMHPCKRICDITGYEAPYYDPRTGLRYANADIFKLIRSLPNEYVQRYLALRNAAVVLK